Sequence from the Methanobrevibacter arboriphilus genome:
GATCCAAAAAAATGTATTCTTTGTTGTGAATGTATAAAGATATGCCCTGAAGATGCAAAATTCAATGATAATGAAAAAATCATAGGGCTTGCTAAAATGTTAGAAGATAACTTTTCACAAAGGAGAGATCCAGAAATATTTATTTAAATATTTTAAGTATTTTTAGCTATTTTTTACCTATTTTTTATTTTTTTCTTCTTCTATGTATTTTTTTATCTTTTTTTCTTCCCATTCTTTTCCTAATAGTTTATTTTCAAATACAAAAATTCCTAAGAAGTGAAAGATCAAACCTATTCCCCAGAAGATAAGTGGGAATAAAAACCACCATGTACCTGGAGTGAATATTAAATTTATTATAAACAAAAAAAAGTTTATTATAATATATGTAACTAAATGAATATAAAATCCTTTTACATCATCCACTCTCTTTTTAGCTCTTTTGTAAGCTTTATCATCATAATTTTCCATTATATCACAATTTTTAAATCTATTATTATTGTTCTATTATTATTTTTATTATTAATATTACATATATTTTGTTTTATGGATAAATCTAATAAAAGCAGATTTTTATATTTAATAATATTTTTTTCTCTTTAATATTATTATATAAAAAAAGAATCAGATTTCTAGAAAAATATATAAGCATTGTAAATATATCTAATAATATGCCAAAAGAAACAGATGAAGATAAAGCTTTTGAAGCAGCTTTAAATGGCAAAATGGGGTGGAAATGTTCATGTTCATTGGATATTGTAGATAAAAAGTCCACTTTAATCGAGCTAAGGTGTAAAAGTTGCGGTAAAACTTTTAAATCAAATGTGGAAAAAGATTTTTGTTTTGATTGTAATAAGAAAGCTAGAAGCAAAAAATAGGATATAAAAAATTAGATAGTTAAATAATAAATGTAATAGTTACCATTTGATTTTTAATGGTTATTATCTGATTTTTATTAGTTATTAGTTGATTTTTTGGAAATCTTCATTTAGAATTGTTTTTCACAACAATATTTATGTTTTTATTATTCAGGTTTTTATTTTTAATATATCTTTTTCTATGTTTTTTATTTTACAATTGATATTTTAATTAAAAACAAAAATTATTATTATATAAGTATATATAAGTATTTATAAATAAAAATTATTTTTAAAGAAACTAGAAAATTATTTAAATCAGGAAAAAGAAAATATAATCATCTCAAAAGAATTATTTAATAATTTATGTTTTATTAATGATTTATATATTAAAATACACTGTTTAAAGTATATTTATCCATATTAATAAGATTTTTTAAAAGCCCAAGGGGTTGTTTATTTGAAAGTTAGGTTAAGTCAAGAACATGCATTATCTAAAAGAGTAGGTTTTGTTCCAAAACATTTTAAAAACACTTCAAGAGTTTATATTCAAGATGGGAAAAAGTTATATATTGATTATATTGAAGCTACTAATATTGGTAGAGGTAAGTTTAAGGATTTTTTAGAAGCTGTCCATAAGGAAGGTTTTAAAATTTATATTCCTCAAGCTCCAGTTTATTTGAAAAAAATCATTAGATCTTATCGCCTTCCTTTTGATATTTGGGTTGATGAAGATGAAAAGTTATGTTTAGACAATTATGCTGTCATCCATCCTGATATGTTACTAATTAAACCTAGAGAAAACTATGATCTTTTATAATTTTTTAAAAAGAGTTAATAATTATATACTTTGTTTTTAAAACTGTAGTTATTTATATAGCTACAATTATTTTTATATTACTTAAATTTATTTAATTTATAGAATTCAAGTTATAGAATTAAAAATTTATAAAATTAATAGTTATAGATTTAAAGAAAGGATTACTGATTATTTTAAAATTAAAATAATGGTTTTTATACTAAATATTAAAAAATTAAATATTAGTGACTAAAAATTAGAAGATTAAATATTAAAAATCAAATGGTATATATCAAAAATTAAATATTAAATTTTAGAAAATATTTTATTAATTCATTTTGTGTTTTTTATCTGTACAACCTACATCAAAGTCTTTATAATAACTAAATGATTCATTTTCTTCTTCGTTATTTTCTTTGTAGCCAATTTTATCTAGAACTGTTTTAACATCTACTTTTGTTTTAAAACAACCTGTTCTTGAAAGTAAAACTCCTTGTGGTGAAAAATCAGCTAATTTCATCATGGTTAAGTTTAAATCTTCATAACACGCTACTCCAAGCACAGATTCAAATTCATTGTTTTTAACAATCTTTTTTACAAAAGTTGATCCTGGAATTACAAAAACTTTATAACCCATTTTTTCTGCTTTTGGTTTTATTATTCCAATTGCACATTTACCACAACAATCACAAACTAGTCCTGTTTCATCTAATATAGCTTCACATTTTGGGTTTCTAAGACAATGTGGAAATACAATTATCTTTTTTCTAGGGTCTGCCTTGCTAAATCTTTTTTCGTTAACTTTATTTCTAACTTCAACTCCAATATGATCTACCATTGACTCATCAAACCCTAAACTTTTAGCTAATCTTTTTAATGGTGAGTAAAAAACATCCAATGCAAAAATAATTAACCTTGGGAAAATAAGTATGTCTTTTTTAAGTAGTATTCTACCTAAAATTAGGGCTAAAATGAGTAAGATAAATAATCCTACAGCTATTAAGACTAATGTTTGTCCAAATATTTGAAATAAAGTATCGATTGTCATGATTACATGCTAATTTTATTTTTTATTAAATTATGTTTTGTTATATAACTATTTATATTATATATATTATATATATTATTTATTATATTATTAAATTATTTATATATTATTAAACTATTTATTTATATTTTATTAGAATGTGTTATATTTATTAAATCGTATTTATAAGTGTAAATATTATTTATAAAGATAACATGTATATATTGTAAAAATAATTTGTATAATCATTTATATATTTTTAAAATTAATTTTTAAAAATATTTATTATTATATTTAAAATTATATTATATTTAAAATTATGAAATAATCATAATTTTTCTATTTTATAGTTCACTGTGTTTCCAGTAATATTAACACCATTTTTTGTTTTATAAATTTTTAATCCAGATAAACTATCACATGAACATAATATATCTTGTTCTGGATGTGTTCCAGGTGTTATATTACAATCTAGTCGAACACTTTCGCCTACAGATAAAACCATTTGTAATCTTTTTGAGCTTGGATGATCTTTTGGTAGGACAATTATTGGAGATTCCATTTCTCGTGTGATATATGCCATTGATTTTATAGCTTTTTCATATTTTTGTCCTGTTCCAAAAGATGATATAGCTATTAAATCATCTTCTTCTAGATATAGGACAATTTCTTCTTTTTCAGGAGTTCCTATAAATAGCATTTGTTCATTAGCTACTTTCACAACTCCAACTGTTCCTGTATCTCCAATTAAAAATAGTACCTCAGTTGGCTGTAAATCTATTTTTTGCAATTTATTTATTCCTTAAATT
This genomic interval carries:
- a CDS encoding 2TM domain-containing protein, whose translation is MENYDDKAYKRAKKRVDDVKGFYIHLVTYIIINFFLFIINLIFTPGTWWFLFPLIFWGIGLIFHFLGIFVFENKLLGKEWEEKKIKKYIEEEKNKK
- a CDS encoding DUF116 domain-containing protein, which codes for MMTIDTLFQIFGQTLVLIAVGLFILLILALILGRILLKKDILIFPRLIIFALDVFYSPLKRLAKSLGFDESMVDHIGVEVRNKVNEKRFSKADPRKKIIVFPHCLRNPKCEAILDETGLVCDCCGKCAIGIIKPKAEKMGYKVFVIPGSTFVKKIVKNNEFESVLGVACYEDLNLTMMKLADFSPQGVLLSRTGCFKTKVDVKTVLDKIGYKENNEEENESFSYYKDFDVGCTDKKHKMN